A genomic window from Bradyrhizobium lupini includes:
- a CDS encoding GNAT family N-acetyltransferase — protein sequence MSIEIDILNGDASWRIAEPLHQAVFGPDIVGKQPWAHVKWANADLRVLIETPEDGLVCHVGIYFRTVTWNGQKVHIGGIGGVCTREDRRGRGYATMAIDAAVHTMRANEAVRFALLFCEPHNVAFYEARSWLPFKGEVYCEQPEGRIRFTHMAPYVCNIVSAPTLGTIDLCGLPW from the coding sequence ATGAGCATCGAGATCGACATTTTGAACGGCGACGCCTCCTGGCGGATCGCGGAGCCGCTGCACCAGGCGGTCTTCGGACCTGATATCGTCGGGAAGCAGCCCTGGGCCCACGTCAAATGGGCCAATGCCGACCTGCGCGTTCTGATCGAGACGCCCGAGGATGGTCTCGTCTGCCATGTCGGCATCTATTTTCGCACCGTCACCTGGAACGGGCAGAAGGTTCACATCGGCGGCATCGGCGGCGTCTGCACGCGGGAGGACCGGCGCGGCCGCGGCTATGCGACCATGGCGATCGATGCCGCGGTGCATACCATGCGCGCCAACGAGGCGGTCCGCTTCGCGCTGCTGTTCTGCGAGCCGCACAATGTCGCGTTCTACGAGGCCCGCAGCTGGCTCCCCTTCAAGGGCGAGGTCTATTGCGAGCAGCCGGAGGGGCGGATCCGCTTCACCCACATGGCGCCCTATGTCTGCAACATCGTCAGCGCGCCGACACTCGGCACTATCGACCTCTGCGGCCTGCCCTGGTGA
- a CDS encoding superoxide dismutase, with protein sequence MTFTLPPLPYAYDALGQFMSKETLEFHHDKHHQAYVTNGNNALKGTEWEGKSLEEIVKGSFGKNPAVFNNAGQHYNHIHFWSWMKPNGGGTKLPGKIEKKINEDLGGFEKFKTDFQAAGVGQFGSGWCWLQVKNGKLEIAKTPNGENPLVHGATPILGCDVWEHSYYIDYRNRRPDYLKAFVENLVNWEYVESLFDKA encoded by the coding sequence ATGACCTTTACGCTGCCCCCACTCCCCTACGCCTATGACGCCCTCGGACAATTCATGTCGAAGGAAACGCTCGAATTCCACCACGACAAGCATCATCAGGCCTATGTCACCAACGGCAACAACGCGCTCAAGGGCACCGAATGGGAAGGCAAGTCCCTTGAGGAGATCGTCAAGGGCTCGTTCGGCAAGAACCCCGCGGTGTTCAACAATGCCGGCCAGCACTACAACCACATCCATTTCTGGAGCTGGATGAAGCCCAATGGCGGCGGCACCAAGCTGCCGGGCAAGATCGAGAAGAAGATCAACGAGGACCTCGGCGGCTTCGAGAAGTTCAAGACGGACTTCCAGGCGGCCGGCGTCGGCCAGTTCGGCTCCGGCTGGTGCTGGCTCCAAGTCAAGAACGGCAAGCTCGAGATTGCCAAGACCCCGAACGGCGAGAATCCGCTGGTGCACGGCGCCACCCCGATCCTCGGCTGCGACGTCTGGGAGCACTCCTACTACATCGACTACCGCAACCGCCGTCCCGACTATCTGAAGGCGTTTGTCGAGAACCTCGTGAACTGGGAATACGTCGAGTCGCTGTTCGACAAGGCCTGA
- a CDS encoding metal ABC transporter ATP-binding protein, whose translation MAALHFHNVTLGYDRHPAVHHLNGEVAPGALLAVIGPNGAGKSTLLRGIVGILRPLDGSIHLGGLDSRDIAYLPQSAEIDRSFPISVLDFVATGLWRGTGLFGGIGKAAREKILRAIASVGLNGFENRPIGTLSGGQMQRVLFARVLLQDARLIVLDEPFNAIDSKTTADLLTLVKHWHGEGRTVLAALHDMEMVRTHFSETLVLARGPVAWGPTAEVLTPENLMVAMRMCEAFDDSAAACSADDARSRAA comes from the coding sequence ATGGCGGCGCTGCATTTCCACAACGTTACGCTCGGCTATGACCGCCATCCGGCCGTGCACCACCTCAATGGGGAGGTCGCGCCGGGCGCGCTGCTGGCCGTGATCGGCCCGAACGGCGCCGGCAAGTCGACGCTGCTGCGGGGCATCGTCGGCATCCTCAGGCCGCTCGACGGCAGCATCCATCTCGGCGGGCTCGACAGCCGCGATATCGCCTATCTGCCGCAGAGTGCGGAGATCGACCGCAGCTTCCCGATCTCGGTGCTGGACTTCGTCGCCACCGGGCTGTGGCGTGGGACCGGCCTGTTCGGCGGCATCGGCAAGGCGGCGCGCGAAAAGATCCTCCGCGCGATCGCTTCCGTTGGCCTCAACGGTTTCGAAAACCGCCCAATCGGCACGCTCTCGGGCGGCCAGATGCAGCGCGTGCTGTTCGCGCGCGTACTGCTCCAGGACGCGCGGCTGATCGTGCTGGACGAGCCCTTCAACGCCATCGACAGCAAGACCACGGCTGATCTGCTGACGCTGGTGAAGCACTGGCATGGCGAGGGCCGCACAGTGCTCGCCGCACTGCACGACATGGAGATGGTGCGCACCCATTTCAGCGAGACGCTGGTGCTGGCGCGCGGCCCCGTGGCGTGGGGCCCGACGGCGGAGGTGCTGACGCCGGAAAACCTGATGGTGGCGATGCGGATGTGCGAAGCCTTCGACGACAGCGCCGCCGCCTGCTCGGCCGATGATGCCCGCTCACGGGCGGCTTGA
- a CDS encoding metal ABC transporter permease, producing MLYDALIGPFTEFEFMRRALAAVIALSLAGAPIGVFLMLRRMSLVGDAMAHAILPGAAVGFLLSGLNLFAMTAGGLIAGFAVAILAGLVARSTGLKEDASLATFYLASLALGVTIVSIKGTNIDLLHVLFGNILAMDDQTLLVVAFNATVTLLVLAVIYRPLVIESVDPLFLRTVSRAGGPAHLAFLALVVINLVNGFQALGTLLAVGLMILPAGIARFWSRDLTVMICIAVVAAAVSGYAGLVLSFQTRVPSGPAIILVASALYTVSVLFGRVGGVVRQLFPGRHLEA from the coding sequence ATGCTCTATGACGCGTTGATCGGCCCGTTCACCGAATTCGAGTTCATGCGACGTGCGCTCGCGGCCGTTATCGCGCTGTCGCTCGCGGGTGCGCCGATCGGCGTGTTCCTGATGTTGCGGCGGATGAGCCTGGTCGGCGACGCCATGGCACATGCAATCCTCCCCGGCGCCGCTGTCGGTTTCCTGCTCTCCGGTCTCAATCTGTTCGCGATGACGGCCGGAGGCCTGATCGCAGGTTTTGCCGTCGCAATCCTCGCAGGCCTCGTCGCGCGCTCGACCGGGTTGAAGGAGGATGCCTCGCTCGCGACCTTCTATCTGGCCTCGCTGGCGCTCGGCGTCACCATCGTCTCGATCAAGGGCACCAATATCGACCTGCTACACGTGCTGTTCGGCAATATTCTCGCGATGGACGACCAGACGCTGCTGGTCGTCGCATTCAACGCCACGGTCACGCTGCTGGTGCTCGCCGTGATCTACCGTCCGCTGGTGATCGAAAGCGTCGATCCGCTGTTTTTGCGCACCGTCAGCCGGGCCGGCGGGCCTGCGCATCTCGCTTTCCTCGCGCTGGTCGTGATCAACCTCGTCAACGGCTTTCAGGCGCTCGGCACGCTGCTCGCGGTCGGCCTGATGATCCTGCCGGCCGGCATCGCGCGGTTCTGGTCGCGCGATCTCACCGTCATGATCTGCATCGCGGTCGTCGCTGCCGCCGTGTCCGGCTATGCAGGTCTCGTGCTGTCGTTCCAGACCCGTGTGCCGTCGGGCCCTGCGATCATTCTGGTGGCGAGCGCGCTCTACACCGTCTCCGTCCTGTTCGGCCGGGTCGGCGGCGTCGTTAGGCAGCTGTTTCCCGGCCGGCATTTGGAAGCGTGA
- a CDS encoding metal ABC transporter substrate-binding protein, whose protein sequence is MRRILLCVLMLIASPLHAAEQLKVVASFSILADFVRNVGGDRINLTTLVGADSDVHVYAPAPSDAKRIADAKLVIVNGLGLEGWLPRLVQSSGSKAQVVIVSAGIAPLKLGSAADPHGWQSVPNAKIYVTDIANALAAVDPDDAEFFRAQAKAYLEKLETLDREVREAVAKIPQERRKVISTHDAFGYLAAEYGVQFIAPLGVSTETEPSARDIATIIGQIKAQKIPAVFLENISDDRLIRRIAAETGSKVGGTLISDGLTGEKGPAPTYIDMVRHNIKALTSALDH, encoded by the coding sequence ATGCGGCGCATCCTGCTTTGTGTGCTTATGCTGATCGCCTCGCCGCTGCACGCCGCTGAGCAACTGAAGGTCGTCGCGAGCTTCTCGATCCTGGCCGACTTCGTCCGTAATGTCGGCGGCGACCGGATCAATCTGACGACGTTGGTCGGGGCCGACAGCGACGTCCATGTCTACGCGCCCGCGCCAAGCGATGCGAAGCGGATCGCGGACGCAAAGCTGGTCATCGTCAACGGGCTTGGTCTCGAGGGCTGGCTGCCACGGCTCGTGCAGTCCTCGGGCAGCAAGGCGCAGGTGGTCATCGTGAGCGCCGGCATCGCGCCGCTCAAGCTCGGCTCGGCCGCAGATCCGCATGGCTGGCAGTCGGTCCCCAACGCCAAAATCTACGTCACCGACATCGCCAATGCGCTGGCCGCGGTCGACCCTGACGATGCGGAGTTCTTCCGCGCCCAGGCCAAGGCCTATTTGGAAAAGCTCGAAACGCTCGACCGCGAGGTCCGCGAAGCCGTGGCCAAGATCCCGCAGGAGCGTCGCAAGGTGATTTCGACCCATGACGCTTTCGGCTATTTAGCCGCCGAATACGGCGTCCAGTTCATCGCGCCCTTGGGCGTCTCCACGGAAACCGAGCCCAGCGCGCGGGACATCGCCACCATCATCGGCCAGATCAAGGCCCAAAAAATCCCCGCCGTGTTCCTGGAAAATATCAGCGACGACCGGCTGATCCGGCGGATCGCGGCGGAGACCGGCTCAAAAGTCGGCGGGACCCTGATTTCGGACGGTTTGACCGGCGAAAAGGGGCCTGCACCCACTTACATTGATATGGTCAGGCACAATATAAAGGCCCTGACCAGTGCGCTTGACCACTAG
- a CDS encoding GTP-binding protein, translated as MSEATAPKIPVTVLTGYLGAGKTTLLNRILSENHGKKYAVIVNEFGEIGIDNDLIIGADEEVFEMNNGCICCTVRGDLVRIMEGLMKRKGKFDAIIVETTGLADPAPVAQTFFVDEDVQKNARLDAVVTVADAKWLSDRLKDAPEAKNQIAFADVIVLNKIDLVSKGELAEVEARIRAINPYAKLHRTERCSVALADVLDRGAFDLDRILDIEPDFLNAEDHDHDHDHHHHDHHHNHDHGHGLKHYHDEDMQSLSLKTDKPLDPNVFMPWLQNLVQVEGGKILRSKGILAFHDDDDRYVFQGVHMMLEGNHQRKWKDGEPRESRLVFIGRELPQDLIRQGFESCIVS; from the coding sequence ATGTCTGAAGCGACCGCCCCAAAAATTCCCGTGACCGTCCTGACCGGCTATCTCGGTGCGGGCAAGACCACGCTGTTGAACCGCATCCTGTCGGAAAACCACGGCAAGAAATACGCCGTCATCGTCAACGAATTCGGCGAGATCGGCATCGACAACGACCTCATCATCGGTGCCGATGAGGAAGTGTTCGAAATGAACAACGGCTGCATCTGCTGCACCGTGCGCGGCGATCTCGTGCGCATCATGGAAGGCCTGATGAAGCGCAAGGGCAAGTTCGACGCCATCATCGTCGAGACCACCGGTCTTGCCGATCCGGCCCCCGTCGCCCAGACCTTCTTCGTCGACGAGGACGTGCAGAAGAACGCGCGCCTCGATGCGGTGGTCACGGTTGCGGACGCCAAATGGCTATCCGACCGCCTCAAGGATGCACCTGAGGCCAAGAACCAGATCGCCTTTGCCGACGTCATCGTGCTGAACAAGATCGATCTCGTTTCCAAGGGAGAACTTGCCGAGGTCGAGGCCCGCATCCGCGCCATCAATCCCTATGCGAAACTGCATCGCACCGAGCGCTGCTCGGTGGCTTTGGCGGACGTGCTCGACCGCGGCGCTTTCGACCTCGACCGCATCCTCGACATCGAGCCGGACTTCCTGAATGCCGAGGATCATGACCACGACCATGATCATCACCATCACGACCATCATCACAATCATGATCACGGCCACGGCCTGAAGCACTATCACGACGAGGACATGCAGTCGCTGTCACTCAAGACCGACAAGCCGCTCGATCCGAACGTGTTCATGCCCTGGCTTCAGAACCTGGTGCAGGTGGAGGGCGGCAAGATCCTGCGCTCCAAGGGCATCCTTGCTTTCCACGACGATGATGACCGCTACGTCTTTCAGGGTGTCCACATGATGCTGGAGGGCAACCACCAGCGCAAATGGAAGGACGGCGAGCCGCGCGAGAGCCGCCTCGTCTTCATCGGTCGCGAATTGCCGCAAGACCTAATTCGCCAGGGTTTTGAGAGCTGCATCGTCTCGTGA
- a CDS encoding WD40 repeat domain-containing protein: MKEFTPPADSASIVSVTERVKPLALGMVVTSVHFLGNRAAFVGGEENVALVDSQGEISKIAVHSGGILSAASDGKRLVMGGDDGKVVSLEAEGEVTLLATDPKRRWIDAVALHPDGAYAWSAGKTAFFKSGKSEEKSLEVPSTVGGLAFAPKGQRLAIAHYNGATLWFPNMAGSAEFLPWAGSHLGVTFSPDNKFLVTTMHESALHGWRLADNRHMRMTGYPSRVRSMSWSAGGKALATSGADTVILWPFAGKDGPMGKEPAMLAPLQARVSVVACHPRNDIFAAGYSDGTVLMVRLEDGAEILVRRNGTPAVAALAWNAKGTLLAFADENGDGGLLEL; encoded by the coding sequence ATGAAAGAGTTTACGCCACCCGCCGATTCCGCCTCGATCGTCTCCGTCACCGAGCGCGTCAAACCGCTCGCGCTCGGCATGGTCGTGACCTCCGTGCATTTCCTTGGCAACCGCGCCGCCTTCGTCGGCGGCGAGGAGAATGTCGCGCTCGTGGATAGCCAGGGTGAGATCAGCAAGATCGCCGTGCACAGCGGCGGCATTCTCTCGGCCGCCTCCGACGGCAAGCGCCTCGTGATGGGCGGCGACGATGGAAAAGTCGTGTCGCTCGAGGCCGAAGGCGAAGTGACGCTGCTTGCGACCGACCCGAAACGGCGCTGGATCGATGCGGTGGCGCTGCATCCGGACGGTGCCTACGCCTGGTCGGCTGGCAAGACTGCTTTCTTCAAGAGCGGCAAGAGCGAGGAGAAGTCGCTCGAGGTGCCCTCGACCGTCGGCGGCCTCGCGTTTGCGCCGAAGGGCCAGCGTCTCGCGATCGCCCATTACAACGGCGCGACGCTGTGGTTTCCCAACATGGCGGGGTCGGCCGAATTCCTGCCTTGGGCCGGCTCGCATCTCGGCGTCACCTTTAGCCCGGACAACAAATTCCTGGTCACCACGATGCACGAATCGGCGCTGCACGGCTGGCGGCTTGCCGACAACAGGCACATGCGCATGACCGGCTATCCCAGCCGCGTCCGCTCGATGTCGTGGAGCGCGGGCGGCAAGGCGCTGGCGACCTCGGGCGCCGACACGGTGATCCTGTGGCCGTTCGCTGGCAAGGATGGCCCGATGGGCAAGGAGCCAGCGATGCTCGCGCCGCTGCAGGCGCGCGTGTCGGTCGTCGCCTGCCACCCCAGGAACGACATCTTCGCCGCCGGCTACAGCGACGGCACCGTGCTGATGGTCCGTCTGGAGGACGGCGCCGAGATCCTCGTCCGCCGCAACGGCACGCCCGCAGTCGCCGCGCTCGCCTGGAACGCGAAGGGGACGCTGTTGGCGTTCGCCGACGAAAATGGTGATGGCGGCCTGCTCGAGCTTTAA
- a CDS encoding homospermidine synthase: MSPASQIYAKITGPIVMVGFGSIGKGTLPLIERHLDYDKSRVTVIDPKDEGRKAHCEKHNVRFIQKGVTKDNYRELLTPLLTEGGGQGFCVNLSVDTGSTDIMELCNELGALYIDTVNEPWLGFYFDSSKGPEARSNYALREATLAAKKARPAGSTTAVSCCGANPGMVSFFVKQALLNVAADLKLNAPKPKTKAEWADLMRQAGIKGIHIAERDTQRSKKPKEPDVFVNTWSVEGFLSEGVQPSELGWGTHEKWMPENARTHEAGCGAAIYLMQPGANTRVRTWCPTRGAQYGFLVTHNESISIADYFTVRDASGTAVYRPTCHYAYHPADDAVLSLHEMFGRAAKMQEKHHILDENEIVDGIDELGVLLFGHDNNAYWYGSQLSIEETRKLAPYQNATGLQVTSAVLGGMVWALENPNEGIVEADEMDFDRLLEIQLPYLGPVKGFYTDWTPLTDRPGLFQEDIDTSDPWQFRNVLVR, translated from the coding sequence ATGAGCCCCGCCTCGCAGATCTACGCGAAGATCACTGGTCCCATCGTCATGGTCGGCTTCGGCTCCATCGGCAAAGGCACGTTGCCGCTGATCGAGCGGCATCTCGATTACGACAAGTCGCGCGTTACCGTGATCGACCCAAAGGACGAGGGTCGCAAGGCTCATTGCGAGAAGCACAATGTGCGCTTCATCCAGAAGGGCGTGACCAAGGACAATTATCGGGAGTTGCTGACCCCGCTGCTCACTGAGGGCGGCGGCCAAGGCTTTTGCGTCAATCTCTCGGTCGACACCGGCTCCACCGACATCATGGAGCTCTGCAACGAGCTCGGCGCTCTCTATATCGACACCGTCAACGAGCCCTGGCTCGGCTTCTATTTCGACTCCTCGAAAGGCCCGGAAGCGCGCTCCAACTACGCCCTTCGCGAAGCGACGCTGGCCGCCAAGAAGGCGCGCCCTGCGGGGTCGACGACGGCCGTCTCCTGCTGTGGTGCCAATCCCGGCATGGTCTCGTTTTTCGTCAAGCAGGCGCTGCTCAACGTCGCCGCCGATCTGAAGCTCAATGCCCCCAAGCCGAAGACAAAAGCCGAATGGGCGGACTTGATGCGACAAGCCGGCATCAAGGGCATCCATATCGCCGAACGCGACACCCAGCGCTCCAAGAAGCCGAAAGAGCCCGATGTCTTCGTCAACACCTGGTCGGTGGAAGGTTTCCTGTCGGAAGGCGTGCAGCCCTCCGAGCTCGGCTGGGGCACCCACGAAAAATGGATGCCCGAGAATGCGCGGACTCACGAAGCCGGCTGCGGCGCTGCCATCTATCTGATGCAGCCCGGCGCCAACACGCGCGTGCGCACCTGGTGCCCGACCCGCGGCGCGCAGTATGGCTTCCTTGTAACCCACAACGAGTCGATCTCGATCGCTGACTATTTCACCGTGCGCGACGCATCGGGCACGGCGGTCTATCGGCCGACCTGCCACTATGCCTATCATCCGGCTGACGATGCCGTGCTGTCGCTGCATGAAATGTTCGGCCGCGCCGCGAAGATGCAGGAAAAGCACCACATCCTCGACGAGAACGAAATCGTCGACGGCATCGACGAACTCGGCGTGCTGCTGTTCGGCCATGACAACAATGCCTACTGGTACGGCTCGCAGCTCTCCATAGAAGAGACCCGCAAGCTCGCGCCCTATCAGAACGCCACCGGCCTGCAAGTGACCTCCGCCGTGCTCGGCGGCATGGTGTGGGCGCTGGAAAACCCGAACGAGGGCATCGTCGAAGCCGACGAGATGGATTTCGATCGTCTGCTGGAAATTCAGCTGCCGTATCTCGGGCCGGTGAAGGGTTTTTATACCGACTGGACGCCGCTGACGGACCGTCCGGGACTGTTCCAGGAGGACATCGACACTAGCGATCCCTGGCAGTTCCGGAATGTTCTGGTGCGGTGA
- a CDS encoding RidA family protein: MSRRLISTGSPFEKTAGYSRAVIDGEFAFVAGTTGYDYTTMTMPSDVTSQSRNCFKTIEAALKEGGFEMADIVRVTYYLTNIKDADAHFAVCGEVLGEIRPAATLLVVSALYKPEMKVEIEATAKRRSA; encoded by the coding sequence ATGTCCCGCCGCCTGATTTCCACCGGCTCCCCGTTCGAGAAGACCGCCGGCTACAGCCGCGCCGTGATCGACGGCGAGTTCGCCTTCGTCGCGGGAACCACCGGTTACGACTACACCACCATGACGATGCCGTCCGATGTCACGAGCCAGTCACGCAACTGCTTCAAGACCATCGAAGCTGCCCTGAAGGAGGGTGGCTTCGAGATGGCCGACATCGTCCGCGTGACCTACTACCTCACCAACATCAAGGATGCGGACGCGCATTTCGCGGTCTGCGGCGAAGTCCTCGGCGAGATCCGCCCGGCCGCCACGCTTCTCGTCGTCTCGGCGCTCTACAAGCCCGAGATGAAGGTCGAAATCGAAGCCACCGCCAAGCGCCGCAGCGCCTGA
- a CDS encoding GNAT family N-acetyltransferase: protein MTALRKTQIDPTSKAAPFAIRAERAVDVAMREALLDASFGENRHGRTCQRLRDGRAPAAGLALAAMREGKLVGTVRLWHVSAGGRPALVLGPLAVDPACRELGIGAALMQQALAAARARGHAAVILLGDAPYYARFGFSAANTGELSLPGPFERDRLLAIEFTTGALDGAAGMIVPTGAALPKRRVVRALQARAA, encoded by the coding sequence ATGACTGCTCTTCGGAAGACACAAATTGACCCCACTTCGAAAGCCGCTCCGTTCGCGATCCGTGCGGAGCGTGCTGTCGACGTTGCGATGCGTGAAGCGCTGCTCGATGCGTCCTTTGGCGAGAACCGCCATGGCCGTACCTGTCAGCGCCTGCGTGACGGACGCGCACCCGCTGCCGGCCTTGCGCTGGCCGCGATGCGCGAGGGGAAGCTCGTGGGAACCGTGCGGCTGTGGCACGTCAGCGCCGGAGGCAGGCCCGCTCTGGTCCTCGGACCGCTGGCAGTGGACCCTGCCTGCCGCGAGCTCGGGATCGGCGCCGCGCTGATGCAACAAGCGCTGGCTGCCGCCCGGGCGCGCGGGCATGCCGCCGTGATCCTGCTCGGCGATGCCCCCTATTACGCCCGCTTCGGCTTCTCGGCCGCCAACACCGGCGAGCTGTCGCTGCCCGGTCCGTTCGAGCGCGACCGCCTGCTGGCGATCGAATTCACAACAGGCGCGCTGGACGGCGCCGCCGGGATGATCGTCCCGACTGGTGCGGCCCTGCCCAAACGAAGGGTAGTTCGCGCCCTCCAGGCGCGCGCGGCTTAA
- a CDS encoding type III PLP-dependent enzyme, producing the protein MTDRIQEFLRNRRSEGLDTEPCLVVDLEVVRDNYQTFAKALPDSRVFYAVKANPAPEVLALLASMGSCFDTATVAEIEMALAAGATPDRISFGNTIKKERDIARAFALGIRLFAVDCAAEVEKVARAAPGAKVFCRILYDCAGAEWPLSRKFGCDPEMAVDVLDVAKRLGLEPCGISFHVGSQQRKVKAWDRALAMASQVFRDCAERGINLTMVNMGGGFPTKYLKDVPPVVTYGRSIFRALRKHFGNQIPETIIEPGRGMVGNAGIIESEVVLISKKSDEDEVRWVYLDIGKFGGLAETMDESIRYAIRTPHDGADMTPCVLAGPTCDSADVLYEKNPYPLPVTLEIGDKLLIEGTGAYTSTYSAVAFNGIPPLKTYHI; encoded by the coding sequence ATGACCGACCGTATCCAGGAATTCCTGCGCAACCGCCGCAGCGAGGGCCTCGACACCGAGCCGTGCCTCGTCGTCGACCTCGAAGTCGTGCGCGACAATTACCAGACCTTTGCCAAGGCGCTGCCCGACAGCCGCGTGTTCTATGCCGTCAAGGCGAACCCGGCGCCGGAAGTGCTGGCTTTGCTCGCCTCCATGGGCTCCTGCTTCGACACCGCGACGGTCGCCGAGATCGAGATGGCGCTGGCCGCCGGTGCGACGCCCGACCGCATCTCCTTCGGCAACACGATCAAGAAGGAGCGCGACATCGCGCGCGCCTTCGCGCTCGGCATTCGGCTGTTCGCGGTCGATTGCGCCGCCGAAGTCGAGAAGGTCGCCCGTGCCGCGCCCGGCGCAAAGGTGTTCTGCCGCATCCTCTATGACTGCGCCGGCGCCGAATGGCCGCTGTCGCGCAAGTTCGGCTGCGACCCGGAGATGGCCGTCGACGTGCTCGACGTTGCCAAGCGTCTGGGCCTGGAGCCGTGCGGCATCTCCTTCCATGTCGGCTCGCAGCAGCGCAAGGTGAAGGCGTGGGACCGTGCGCTGGCAATGGCCTCGCAGGTGTTCCGCGACTGCGCCGAGCGCGGCATCAACCTGACCATGGTCAACATGGGCGGCGGTTTCCCGACCAAGTACCTGAAGGACGTACCGCCGGTGGTGACCTACGGGCGCTCGATCTTCCGCGCGCTGCGCAAGCACTTCGGCAACCAGATTCCGGAGACCATCATCGAGCCGGGCCGCGGCATGGTGGGCAACGCCGGCATCATCGAGTCCGAAGTCGTGCTCATCTCGAAGAAGAGCGACGAGGACGAGGTGCGCTGGGTTTATCTGGACATCGGCAAGTTCGGCGGTCTCGCCGAGACCATGGACGAGTCGATCCGTTACGCCATCCGCACCCCGCATGACGGCGCGGACATGACGCCGTGCGTGCTCGCGGGCCCGACCTGTGACAGCGCCGACGTGCTGTACGAGAAGAACCCGTATCCGCTTCCGGTGACGCTCGAGATCGGCGACAAGCTGCTGATCGAAGGCACCGGGGCCTATACGTCGACCTACTCGGCGGTGGCTTTCAACGGCATCCCGCCGCTGAAAACCTACCACATCTGA